In one Trichlorobacter lovleyi SZ genomic region, the following are encoded:
- a CDS encoding ABC transporter ATP-binding protein: MAGTGIRIEGLRKRYGSGDTAVDALQGVELQVAPGEVIGLVGPSGSGKSTLLKCLGAVIDPTAGRIVLGDEVIYDNGWQVRDLRALRRDRIGFVFQAPYLIPFLDVTDNVALLPMLAGVPNQEARKRARELLAALEVEHRAKAMPAQLSGGEQQRVAIARGLINRPPVVLADEPTAPLDSQRALGVIRILNDMAQQYQTAVIVVTHDEKIIPTFKRIYHIRDGVTHEEEGEGRVI, translated from the coding sequence GTGGCAGGTACCGGTATTCGTATTGAAGGACTGAGGAAACGCTACGGCAGTGGCGACACGGCGGTTGATGCCTTGCAGGGGGTGGAACTGCAGGTGGCGCCGGGTGAGGTGATCGGGCTGGTGGGGCCATCCGGTTCCGGCAAGAGCACCCTGCTGAAATGTCTGGGGGCGGTGATCGACCCGACTGCAGGACGGATCGTGCTGGGGGACGAGGTGATCTATGACAACGGCTGGCAGGTTCGGGATCTGCGTGCCCTTCGTCGCGACCGGATAGGCTTTGTCTTTCAGGCACCCTACCTGATCCCGTTTCTGGATGTGACCGATAATGTAGCCCTGTTGCCGATGCTGGCCGGTGTGCCGAATCAGGAGGCACGCAAGCGGGCCAGGGAGCTACTGGCCGCCCTGGAGGTGGAACACCGCGCCAAGGCCATGCCTGCACAGCTTTCCGGCGGTGAACAGCAGCGAGTAGCCATTGCCCGTGGTCTGATCAACCGTCCCCCGGTTGTTCTGGCAGATGAGCCGACTGCCCCGCTGGACAGTCAGCGGGCGCTGGGGGTGATCCGTATTCTCAATGATATGGCACAGCAGTATCAGACAGCGGTTATCGTGGTAACTCACGATGAAAAGATCATCCCTACCTTCAAGCGGATCTACCATATCCGGGATGGCGTTACCCATGAAGAGGAGGGCGAGGGGCGGGTAATCTAA
- a CDS encoding TetR/AcrR family transcriptional regulator: MKSQNVLEKKVTHVRQAEIVQAALSVIGRLGVSGLTIHEVALSAGMSEANIYRHFRNKQEVVKALVEFIGGQVTSRAAQLAGSSGKPLDKLEKVILAHTEMIARNPGIPRLLFSDGGIATGGRIAQIMSSRIESLLDTLAGLLEAAATEGAVREGIASRETAVTILGMIQFSVLRWIGNQTEGKLVDEVALLWGNFRRLLERQ, from the coding sequence ATGAAATCGCAAAATGTGCTCGAAAAAAAGGTAACACACGTAAGGCAAGCTGAGATTGTGCAGGCCGCCTTGAGTGTTATCGGCAGACTGGGTGTCAGTGGGCTAACCATCCATGAGGTGGCGCTGTCAGCCGGTATGAGTGAGGCCAACATCTACCGCCATTTCCGCAACAAGCAGGAGGTGGTCAAGGCGTTGGTAGAGTTCATCGGCGGCCAGGTCACCAGTCGGGCGGCTCAACTGGCCGGTTCAAGTGGCAAGCCGCTGGACAAGCTGGAAAAGGTGATCCTGGCCCACACCGAGATGATTGCCAGAAATCCCGGTATACCAAGGCTTTTGTTCTCTGATGGCGGGATTGCCACCGGCGGCAGGATTGCCCAGATCATGTCCAGCCGGATAGAGAGCTTGCTGGATACCCTTGCAGGTCTGCTTGAGGCGGCTGCTACTGAAGGTGCGGTGCGTGAGGGGATCGCTTCCCGCGAGACCGCCGTTACCATTTTGGGGATGATCCAGTTTAGCGTGCTGCGTTGGATCGGCAATCAAACCGAAGGCAAGCTGGTGGATGAAGTGGCGCTGTTGTGGGGTAATTTCAGGCGGCTTTTGGAGCGTCAGTAA
- a CDS encoding multiheme c-type cytochrome, with the protein MRALKRFSSMLICMVACLALMPALALAKPSNCETCHAKISPEMVKDFNRGKMSKSLTCEACHGTYHTSEKDVAKAQLPTIATCKQCHPDQANQYMDGKHVLGQVALDAMPRSPHQPKAFMAGQKGCGGCHTLGLVDAKGRETEARKYYKYGMDCQNCHTRHAFSKAEANEPEACQTCHMGFDHPQWEMWSGSKHGTAYLTSRAINPGAKNRAPKCQTCHMPNGNHRVMSAWGFLAVRLPEADAEWMGYRATILKGMGVLDPAGKPTGRLDVVKAGKVARLTKEEFDKERGKYVAICQQCHSPNFVKENFKNADQMGKEADKLFSEAISIVGDLYQQGIIKKKADQPFAYPDLLTFYDVDTKIEQTLYEMFMDHRMKTFQGAFHMNPDYTTWYGYAKMKKDLTEIREMAEDMKKKAGKK; encoded by the coding sequence ATGCGCGCATTGAAACGGTTTAGCAGCATGCTGATCTGTATGGTTGCCTGTCTGGCACTGATGCCGGCACTGGCACTGGCCAAGCCGTCCAACTGTGAGACCTGCCACGCCAAGATCTCGCCGGAGATGGTCAAAGACTTTAACCGGGGCAAGATGTCTAAAAGCCTGACCTGTGAGGCTTGTCACGGCACCTATCACACCAGCGAGAAGGATGTGGCCAAGGCACAGCTCCCCACCATCGCCACCTGCAAGCAGTGCCATCCGGACCAGGCCAACCAGTATATGGACGGCAAGCATGTGCTTGGTCAGGTTGCTCTGGATGCAATGCCCCGCTCCCCCCATCAACCCAAGGCGTTCATGGCCGGCCAGAAAGGCTGCGGCGGCTGCCACACATTGGGATTGGTTGATGCCAAAGGCCGTGAGACCGAGGCCCGCAAATACTACAAGTACGGCATGGACTGCCAGAACTGCCATACCCGCCACGCCTTCTCCAAGGCCGAAGCCAACGAGCCTGAAGCCTGCCAGACCTGCCACATGGGGTTTGACCATCCCCAGTGGGAGATGTGGTCCGGTTCCAAGCATGGAACCGCCTACCTGACCAGCCGCGCCATCAACCCCGGAGCAAAGAACCGCGCACCCAAGTGCCAGACCTGCCATATGCCCAACGGTAACCACCGCGTAATGTCAGCATGGGGCTTCCTGGCTGTTCGCCTGCCAGAGGCCGATGCCGAGTGGATGGGCTATCGCGCCACTATTTTGAAAGGCATGGGTGTACTTGATCCCGCTGGCAAGCCCACCGGCCGTCTGGATGTGGTCAAGGCAGGTAAAGTGGCCCGCCTGACCAAGGAAGAGTTTGATAAGGAGCGGGGCAAGTACGTGGCGATCTGCCAGCAGTGCCACTCCCCCAACTTTGTGAAGGAAAACTTCAAGAATGCTGACCAGATGGGCAAAGAGGCAGACAAACTGTTCAGTGAAGCGATCAGTATCGTAGGCGACCTGTATCAGCAGGGAATCATCAAGAAGAAGGCAGATCAGCCGTTTGCCTACCCGGATCTGCTGACCTTCTACGATGTTGACACCAAGATCGAACAGACCCTGTACGAGATGTTCATGGATCACCGCATGAAGACCTTCCAGGGGGCGTTCCATATGAACCCTGACTACACCACCTGGTATGGTTACGCCAAGATGAAGAAGGATCTGACCGAGATCCGTGAAATGGCGGAGGACATGAAGAAAAAAGCCGGCAAGAAGTAG
- a CDS encoding efflux RND transporter periplasmic adaptor subunit encodes MIRSKMQRRTLVLFAGVALLALLLLLVMFRSGPLAPVEVTVVSVSSQVIRPALFGIGTVEARYSYQVGPTAAGRIKQLQVQVGDRVRAGQLLGEMDPVDLNDRLQAQQAAIKRAEANVQDAEARQRYAHAQAKRYGELLPLKATSEEIVSAKRQELQTADAALVAAREERSRLTSEYTGLRSQQGNLRLAAPVAGLVTLRGAEPGTTVVAGQTVIELIDPASVWINTRFDQIAANGLKAGLPARIELRSRKGTLLSGTIARIEPKADSITEEVLAKVLFARVPENLPPLGELAEVTVDLPPAAATLVLPNAALHRLDNRTGVWRVSKAGVEFVAVKPGATDLDGRVQILEGLQNGDQVVLYSAKALTRKSRIKLVEKLSVGRR; translated from the coding sequence ATGATCAGGTCAAAAATGCAGCGGCGTACGCTGGTCTTGTTTGCAGGGGTGGCACTTTTAGCACTGTTGTTGCTATTGGTCATGTTTCGTTCAGGTCCGCTGGCGCCGGTTGAGGTGACGGTTGTTTCGGTGTCGTCCCAGGTGATCAGGCCGGCACTGTTCGGTATAGGCACGGTTGAGGCCCGTTACAGTTATCAGGTTGGCCCGACAGCAGCAGGCAGAATCAAGCAGTTGCAGGTACAGGTGGGAGACCGGGTAAGAGCAGGACAACTGCTTGGAGAGATGGATCCGGTTGACCTTAATGATCGTCTGCAGGCGCAACAGGCAGCCATCAAGCGTGCAGAGGCAAATGTGCAGGATGCCGAGGCCAGGCAGCGGTATGCGCATGCCCAGGCTAAACGGTATGGCGAACTGTTGCCGCTCAAAGCTACCAGCGAGGAAATAGTTTCAGCCAAGCGGCAGGAGTTGCAGACCGCTGATGCGGCGCTTGTCGCAGCCAGAGAAGAGCGTTCCCGGCTAACGTCTGAATATACGGGGCTGCGTTCCCAGCAGGGTAATCTGCGTCTGGCAGCCCCGGTTGCCGGGCTGGTAACGCTGCGCGGGGCTGAACCGGGCACCACCGTGGTTGCCGGACAAACCGTGATTGAGCTGATTGATCCGGCATCGGTTTGGATCAATACCCGTTTTGATCAGATCGCGGCAAACGGGCTCAAGGCCGGTTTGCCGGCACGGATTGAGCTGCGTTCACGCAAGGGGACGCTGTTAAGCGGCACCATTGCCCGCATTGAACCAAAGGCCGACAGCATCACCGAAGAGGTCCTTGCCAAGGTGTTATTTGCACGTGTGCCAGAAAATCTACCTCCATTGGGCGAACTTGCAGAGGTAACGGTTGACCTCCCGCCGGCTGCCGCAACGCTGGTTCTGCCCAATGCGGCACTGCATCGTCTGGACAACCGGACCGGTGTCTGGCGTGTGAGTAAGGCCGGTGTTGAATTTGTTGCAGTAAAGCCTGGGGCAACTGATCTGGATGGTCGCGTACAGATTCTGGAAGGGCTTCAGAATGGGGATCAAGTGGTGCTGTACAGTGCCAAGGCTCTCACCCGTAAGAGTCGCATCAAGCTGGTTGAAAAGCTTTCGGTGGGCAGGCGATGA
- a CDS encoding 4Fe-4S binding protein, whose product MLRISAGNITRVRLLVQWLFLFWIIGIGIRFGLFIAAVEQGNPQPFFGRPAGVEGFLPIGALTSLKHWLASGQIHPVHPAALVIFLAVLLMSLLAKKSFCSWICPVGTLSEVVYKLGVRLLGRNFKVWRPLDLLLQGIKYLVLFFFVKIILLDMPAFAVAAFLDTPYWAASDAKMLHFFTQISATTVTVLTVLTLLSLVYRNVWCRYLCPYGALLGVLSLLSPFKIRRNPHTCTDCRQCSQACPAGISVHSTTKVVSPECTGCLTCVAACPHQEVLVMQPSFWKRPLPVWLFPAVALSLFMVSIGVGMASGHWQTVLTYDDYRQLLPMLPYLSH is encoded by the coding sequence GTGTTACGCATATCAGCCGGGAACATTACCCGTGTCCGCCTGTTGGTGCAGTGGCTGTTTCTGTTCTGGATCATCGGCATCGGCATCCGCTTTGGCTTGTTTATAGCTGCAGTTGAACAGGGTAATCCGCAGCCGTTCTTTGGCCGGCCAGCCGGTGTTGAGGGCTTTCTGCCGATCGGGGCATTGACCAGCCTGAAGCACTGGTTGGCCAGCGGACAGATTCACCCGGTACATCCGGCAGCACTGGTAATCTTTCTGGCAGTTCTGCTGATGAGTCTGCTGGCCAAGAAGTCATTCTGTTCCTGGATCTGCCCGGTGGGTACGCTGTCCGAGGTTGTGTATAAACTCGGGGTACGATTGCTGGGGCGTAATTTTAAGGTCTGGAGGCCGCTTGATCTGCTGCTGCAGGGGATCAAGTATCTGGTGCTGTTCTTCTTCGTGAAGATAATTCTGCTTGATATGCCTGCCTTTGCCGTTGCCGCCTTTCTGGATACCCCTTATTGGGCAGCCAGTGATGCCAAGATGCTGCATTTTTTTACCCAGATTTCTGCCACAACCGTTACGGTGCTGACGGTACTGACACTGCTGTCTCTGGTCTATCGTAATGTCTGGTGCCGCTACCTGTGTCCCTACGGTGCCCTGCTGGGTGTCCTGAGCCTGCTGAGTCCGTTCAAGATCCGGCGTAACCCGCACACCTGTACTGATTGTCGCCAGTGCAGTCAGGCCTGCCCGGCAGGCATCAGCGTGCACAGCACAACCAAGGTTGTCTCGCCTGAATGCACCGGCTGCCTGACCTGCGTAGCTGCCTGTCCGCATCAGGAAGTGCTGGTCATGCAGCCATCGTTCTGGAAACGTCCACTGCCGGTCTGGCTTTTTCCGGCAGTTGCCCTGAGCCTGTTTATGGTCTCAATCGGGGTTGGTATGGCAAGCGGTCACTGGCAGACGGTGTTGACCTACGACGATTACCGCCAACTGTTGCCGATGCTGCCCTATCTGAGTCATTGA
- a CDS encoding cytochrome c3 family protein — MKNRQTTRSMLLVLMLLLAPPVAAFECTVCHSKNPAMVKMHKALQGQGCFGCHKVGAKLMGKGQPKDKDSLLKRKATEEACRTCHGAPQTQGM, encoded by the coding sequence ATGAAAAACAGACAAACCACAAGAAGCATGTTGCTGGTACTGATGCTGCTGCTTGCACCGCCTGTGGCAGCCTTTGAATGTACCGTCTGCCACAGCAAGAACCCGGCTATGGTCAAGATGCATAAGGCACTACAGGGACAGGGATGTTTTGGCTGCCACAAAGTGGGAGCAAAACTGATGGGCAAAGGGCAACCCAAAGACAAAGACAGCCTGCTTAAACGCAAAGCGACTGAAGAAGCCTGTCGTACATGTCACGGCGCTCCTCAGACGCAAGGCATGTAA
- a CDS encoding hemerythrin domain-containing protein, with product MSVLITALKREHQALKNQVAAIKQAGVVSAEGFAELQRLRNNLKAHLQHEDRDLYPRLAEAARDDVNLQILLDRFQNEMQEIATDAERFFERYPAPEQSVVFARDIGRIFSLLGNRIITEESVLYPRMVELDRIRFG from the coding sequence ATGTCGGTGCTGATAACCGCGCTCAAGCGCGAACATCAAGCCTTGAAGAATCAGGTCGCGGCCATCAAACAGGCCGGTGTGGTGTCTGCGGAGGGGTTTGCCGAGTTACAGCGTCTGCGTAACAATTTAAAGGCCCATCTCCAGCATGAAGATCGAGATCTGTATCCACGCCTTGCAGAAGCGGCTCGCGACGACGTGAATCTGCAGATTCTGCTGGATCGCTTCCAGAACGAAATGCAGGAGATCGCCACCGATGCGGAGCGCTTTTTCGAACGCTACCCAGCGCCGGAGCAGAGCGTAGTGTTTGCCCGCGATATCGGCAGGATCTTCTCTCTGCTGGGTAACCGGATTATCACTGAGGAATCAGTCCTCTATCCCCGCATGGTGGAACTGGACCGTATCCGCTTCGGCTGA
- a CDS encoding ABC transporter permease, with product MISLAGRDILHGWGKFVFTGVGLGLLLGVTLVMAGVYRGMVDDGMALLDNSGADLWVVQRDTLGPYAESSSINDDLYRGIRAMPGVAQAANITYLTMQVRKGQQDVRSMVVGVASGQVGAVPGWPTYLTAGRQMTRGHYEAVADLATGFKIGDQLDIRRNRYTVVGLTRRMVSSSGDPMVFIPLKDAQEAQFLKDNDAIWQGRRRTEANPTFNRPGVPGLLNAVQASQSSNPYVNAVLVTIKNGHDPAEVAEAIRRWKRLTVYSRTQMEEILVGKLIATSARQIGMFLVILALVSATIVAFIIYTLTMDKIREIAVLKLIGTRNRTIAAMIMQQSLALGIIGFAVGKISATFAAPYFPKYVLLVPIDSLIGFLVVLVICALASLVAIRMALQVDPAEAIGG from the coding sequence ATGATCAGTCTTGCCGGACGGGACATACTGCATGGTTGGGGTAAGTTTGTCTTTACCGGTGTCGGTCTGGGATTGTTGCTGGGGGTTACGTTGGTCATGGCCGGTGTCTACCGGGGGATGGTGGATGACGGCATGGCCCTGCTGGACAACAGTGGTGCGGACCTGTGGGTGGTACAGCGCGATACGCTGGGCCCCTATGCCGAGTCTTCCAGCATCAATGATGATCTCTATCGCGGTATACGGGCCATGCCGGGGGTTGCACAGGCCGCCAATATCACCTACCTGACCATGCAGGTACGAAAAGGACAGCAGGATGTGCGCTCTATGGTGGTGGGGGTGGCTTCCGGGCAGGTCGGGGCTGTTCCCGGATGGCCGACCTATCTGACGGCAGGTCGTCAGATGACACGGGGCCATTACGAGGCGGTGGCTGACCTGGCCACCGGTTTCAAAATCGGCGATCAGCTGGATATCCGGCGTAACCGCTACACTGTGGTGGGGCTGACCCGCCGCATGGTTTCATCAAGCGGTGATCCCATGGTCTTTATCCCGCTCAAGGATGCCCAGGAGGCCCAGTTCTTGAAGGATAACGATGCGATCTGGCAGGGCAGGCGGCGCACTGAAGCCAATCCAACCTTCAACCGTCCCGGTGTGCCCGGCCTGCTTAATGCGGTGCAGGCATCGCAGAGCAGCAATCCGTATGTCAATGCCGTACTGGTGACGATCAAAAACGGCCACGATCCTGCTGAGGTTGCCGAAGCAATCCGTCGCTGGAAGCGGCTGACCGTGTACAGCAGGACGCAGATGGAAGAGATTCTGGTGGGTAAGCTGATTGCCACCTCGGCCCGGCAGATCGGCATGTTTCTGGTGATCCTGGCCCTGGTCAGCGCCACCATTGTTGCCTTCATCATCTACACCCTGACCATGGATAAAATCAGGGAGATCGCCGTCTTGAAGCTGATCGGCACCCGCAATCGTACCATTGCCGCCATGATCATGCAGCAGTCGCTGGCCCTGGGTATCATCGGTTTTGCGGTGGGCAAGATCAGCGCAACCTTTGCGGCACCCTACTTCCCCAAGTACGTGCTGTTGGTGCCGATTGATTCCCTGATTGGCTTTCTGGTGGTGCTGGTGATCTGTGCGCTTGCCAGTCTGGTGGCCATCCGGATGGCGTTGCAGGTTGATCCGGCAGAAGCGATAGGGGGATAA
- a CDS encoding methyl-accepting chemotaxis protein: protein MLKNLSIRIKLLLLLLLPVLGLLFFSGREVLDKYAALQDIRQTEQLIGLSVRTGALVHELQKERGLSSGFINAKGEKFRSELAKQRGLCDEQFKQLAAFIAATPDAATIVRQALDAAAKQQEKLSDIRNKVDALTIEGKESFGFYTAINYSYLDVVAAVGRSSKEPTLMRSAIAYFAFSKVKEEMGKERATLNAVIAGNAFSDETYQRTFGILSAQKSFMEGFRKFGSRAAVTTYDEKAQSESFKKADELRNAVLAKGMAGSFEITPETWFSAITAKIDQMKEIEDGIAKGILQQASDQAGTARLALILSIAISLTMAVLTLLLSLLIVGSITGPLRKLVEMLQDIAQGEGDLTRRLDANRKDEFGEVSHWFNRFVENIHSIISQATTTTVQVATASNQLHSTAEQIATAAEEVACQSATVATASEEMSATSNDISRNCTLASDIANRASEMAHGGASVVQETISGMQTIAEKVRESARTVEALGARSDQIGAIVGTIEDIADQTNLLALNAAIEAARAGEMGRGFAVVADEVRALAERTTRATREIGEMIKAIQQETGGAVTSMEQGVVEVEKGMDSSRRSGDALQQILEGINEVTLQVHQIATAAEEQTAVTGEISTNIHQITDVVQQTANGAHQTAGAASELSGLAKDLEGLVGRFKL from the coding sequence ATGCTCAAGAACCTCAGCATCCGCATCAAACTGTTACTTCTGCTTTTGCTACCGGTTCTCGGACTGCTCTTTTTTTCAGGTCGCGAGGTTCTTGACAAGTATGCAGCCCTGCAGGACATCAGACAGACAGAGCAACTGATCGGACTCTCGGTACGCACCGGTGCACTGGTACATGAACTGCAGAAAGAACGGGGGCTTTCTTCCGGCTTTATTAATGCAAAAGGCGAAAAATTCAGATCAGAACTGGCTAAACAGCGTGGGCTTTGCGATGAGCAGTTCAAGCAGTTGGCAGCATTCATCGCTGCCACTCCTGATGCGGCAACAATCGTCAGACAGGCCCTTGATGCCGCAGCAAAACAACAGGAAAAACTCTCTGATATCCGCAACAAGGTTGATGCACTGACAATTGAAGGCAAGGAGTCATTCGGGTTTTATACCGCCATTAACTACTCCTACCTGGATGTGGTTGCAGCAGTGGGACGCAGCAGCAAGGAGCCGACACTGATGCGCTCCGCCATCGCCTATTTTGCCTTTTCAAAGGTCAAGGAGGAGATGGGTAAAGAGCGTGCCACACTGAACGCCGTCATTGCCGGCAATGCGTTTAGTGACGAGACCTACCAGCGCACCTTCGGTATTCTTTCTGCACAAAAAAGCTTTATGGAAGGATTCCGCAAGTTCGGGTCACGCGCCGCAGTCACAACCTATGATGAAAAGGCGCAGTCTGAATCATTCAAAAAGGCGGATGAGTTACGCAACGCCGTGCTTGCAAAGGGGATGGCCGGCAGCTTTGAAATCACGCCGGAAACCTGGTTTAGCGCCATTACCGCTAAAATTGATCAGATGAAAGAGATCGAAGACGGGATCGCAAAAGGAATCCTGCAACAGGCATCCGACCAGGCAGGCACAGCCCGCCTGGCGCTGATTTTAAGTATTGCCATATCACTGACAATGGCTGTCCTGACCCTGCTGCTCAGCCTGCTGATTGTCGGCAGTATTACCGGACCGTTGCGCAAGCTGGTAGAGATGCTACAGGATATAGCCCAGGGCGAGGGAGACCTGACCCGGCGTCTGGACGCCAACCGCAAGGATGAGTTTGGCGAAGTAAGCCACTGGTTTAACCGCTTTGTTGAGAATATCCACTCCATCATCTCCCAGGCCACCACCACAACGGTCCAGGTCGCTACGGCATCCAACCAGCTGCACAGCACTGCCGAACAGATCGCGACTGCTGCTGAGGAAGTGGCCTGCCAGTCAGCCACGGTTGCCACAGCCAGTGAAGAGATGTCAGCCACCTCCAACGACATCTCCCGCAATTGCACCCTGGCGTCCGACATCGCCAACCGTGCCAGTGAAATGGCCCATGGTGGTGCCTCTGTGGTACAGGAAACCATCTCAGGTATGCAGACCATTGCAGAGAAGGTGCGTGAATCGGCCCGTACGGTTGAGGCACTGGGGGCCCGCTCTGACCAGATCGGGGCCATTGTCGGAACGATTGAGGATATTGCCGACCAGACCAACCTGCTGGCCCTGAATGCCGCCATTGAGGCGGCCCGGGCCGGCGAGATGGGGCGCGGCTTTGCCGTGGTTGCCGACGAAGTACGGGCCCTGGCAGAACGGACAACCCGCGCCACCCGCGAGATCGGTGAGATGATCAAGGCGATCCAGCAGGAAACCGGTGGCGCTGTGACCTCAATGGAGCAGGGAGTTGTAGAGGTTGAGAAAGGGATGGACAGTTCACGCCGATCCGGTGATGCCCTGCAGCAGATCCTGGAAGGGATCAATGAAGTCACCCTGCAGGTGCATCAGATTGCTACGGCTGCAGAAGAGCAGACCGCCGTCACCGGCGAGATATCCACCAACATCCACCAGATCACCGATGTGGTCCAACAAACCGCCAACGGCGCCCATCAAACCGCCGGTGCAGCCTCAGAACTGTCCGGCCTGGCGAAAGATCTGGAAGGTCTGGTGGGACGCTTCAAGCTGTAG
- a CDS encoding ammonia-forming cytochrome c nitrite reductase subunit c552: protein MRSKLLVPLVAAALCGAAITACAPPKAEQAKIAEIPDGTIDPAVWGKNYPEEYQTWKDTALPTPEGKSKYKKGNDGGKVYDKLSEYPFIALLFNGWGFGIEYNEPRGHVYMMKDQKEIDPSRLKGGGACLTCKTPYAPQLAQKQGVTYFSQSYADAVNQIPKEHQEMGVACIDCHNNKDMGLKISRGFTLVKALDKMGVDQTKLTNQDKRSLVCAQCHVTYTIPKDANMKSQDVFFPWDESKWGKISIENIIKKMRSDKSYGEWTQAVTGFKMAYIRHPEFEMYSNQSVHWMAGVSCADCHMPYTKVGSKKISDHRIMSPLKNDFKGCKQCHSESSEWLKNQVITIQDRAASQYIRSGYALATVAKLFEMTHKQQAAGKQIDQKMYDQAKFYYEEGFYRNLFFGAENSIGFHNPTEAMRILGDATMYAGKADGLLRQALTKAGVDVPVKIDLELSKYTNNRGAKKLMFKPEQELKDPYGPQK, encoded by the coding sequence ATGAGAAGCAAACTGTTGGTACCACTTGTGGCAGCCGCCCTGTGCGGGGCCGCAATCACCGCCTGTGCCCCGCCCAAGGCCGAGCAGGCCAAGATTGCCGAGATTCCGGACGGAACGATTGACCCGGCTGTCTGGGGCAAGAATTACCCTGAAGAATACCAGACCTGGAAAGACACTGCCCTGCCCACCCCGGAAGGCAAAAGCAAGTACAAAAAAGGCAACGACGGCGGCAAGGTCTATGACAAGCTGTCTGAATACCCCTTCATCGCCTTGCTGTTCAACGGCTGGGGTTTTGGTATTGAGTACAACGAGCCACGCGGCCACGTCTATATGATGAAGGATCAGAAGGAGATTGATCCTTCCCGCCTGAAGGGTGGTGGCGCCTGTCTGACCTGCAAAACCCCCTATGCACCGCAACTGGCTCAGAAGCAGGGTGTCACCTACTTCTCACAATCATATGCCGATGCGGTCAATCAGATCCCAAAAGAGCATCAGGAAATGGGTGTGGCCTGTATCGACTGCCACAACAACAAGGATATGGGTCTGAAAATTTCACGAGGCTTTACCCTTGTAAAAGCTCTGGACAAAATGGGAGTTGACCAGACCAAGCTTACCAATCAGGACAAGCGCAGTCTGGTATGCGCCCAGTGCCACGTGACCTACACCATCCCCAAAGATGCCAACATGAAGTCGCAGGACGTTTTCTTCCCATGGGATGAGAGCAAGTGGGGCAAGATCAGCATTGAGAACATCATCAAGAAAATGCGCAGCGACAAGTCCTATGGTGAATGGACCCAGGCCGTCACCGGCTTCAAGATGGCCTACATCCGCCACCCCGAGTTTGAGATGTACTCTAACCAGAGCGTACACTGGATGGCCGGTGTTTCCTGTGCAGACTGCCATATGCCGTACACCAAGGTGGGCAGCAAGAAAATCTCAGACCACCGAATCATGAGCCCGCTCAAAAACGACTTCAAGGGTTGTAAACAGTGCCACAGCGAGTCTTCTGAATGGTTGAAAAACCAGGTCATTACGATTCAGGATCGTGCTGCCTCCCAGTACATCCGCTCCGGTTATGCCCTGGCCACCGTTGCCAAGCTGTTTGAAATGACCCACAAGCAGCAGGCCGCCGGCAAGCAGATCGACCAGAAGATGTACGACCAGGCCAAGTTCTACTATGAAGAAGGGTTCTACCGTAACCTGTTCTTTGGCGCAGAAAACTCCATCGGCTTCCACAACCCGACCGAGGCGATGCGGATACTGGGTGATGCCACCATGTACGCCGGCAAGGCCGATGGTCTGTTGCGTCAGGCTCTGACCAAGGCCGGGGTGGATGTTCCGGTCAAGATTGATCTTGAACTGTCCAAGTACACCAACAACCGTGGCGCCAAGAAGCTGATGTTCAAGCCCGAGCAGGAGTTGAAAGACCCCTACGGGCCGCAGAAGTAA
- the nrfH gene encoding cytochrome c nitrite reductase small subunit, whose product MLKNLSYTQKQALLIAVVCCALLGLYLTLGPPHLLAKSESPDFCASCHVMEAQHTAFMHAGAHRRFKCVDCHLPNDNLASHYIWKSIDGMKDVLFFYSGKVPEKITLSEHGAKVVKANCIRCHETLVSQMDTSRNCWSCHRRVTHTGTGALQTNPLLQTNP is encoded by the coding sequence ATGCTGAAGAATCTGAGCTACACACAGAAACAGGCGCTGCTGATTGCAGTAGTCTGTTGTGCGCTGTTGGGGCTGTATCTGACACTGGGGCCGCCGCATCTGCTGGCCAAGTCTGAATCACCGGATTTCTGTGCGAGCTGCCATGTCATGGAAGCACAGCACACCGCCTTCATGCATGCCGGTGCCCATCGCCGCTTCAAATGTGTCGACTGCCATCTGCCCAACGACAACCTGGCCAGCCACTACATCTGGAAATCCATAGACGGTATGAAGGACGTATTGTTCTTCTACTCCGGCAAGGTCCCGGAGAAGATCACGCTGTCTGAACATGGTGCCAAGGTGGTCAAGGCCAACTGCATCAGATGCCACGAAACGCTGGTATCGCAGATGGATACGTCACGCAACTGCTGGAGCTGCCACCGCCGGGTAACCCATACCGGTACCGGTGCACTGCAAACCAACCCGTTACTACAAACAAACCCCTGA